The following coding sequences are from one Pocillopora verrucosa isolate sample1 chromosome 5, ASM3666991v2, whole genome shotgun sequence window:
- the LOC131772784 gene encoding uncharacterized protein, translated as MAVRRVSLGRTLSRYCFFGLAALSVYLQQASMAPNQFPSNGRPLSGEVEKRSDFVRGQVLKNLLTSYDSIRDQNVVRDGIQLKAKLNYDRSKRESNEESCDQFSVQANCSKCGFHGICVRGSARISPWLSFALKTQRELQIDIPINLVQVLGAHNSYNNRASGYGDLDDCHWPHQTDDVCIALANQEFSFTDQLNMGVRNMEIDLWKCFDKIRMSHGNQNLLVGCFPWDTEFDDGMKEISDWTNKHENRNEVLEILFDDHTTRQEDSSINQVIEEYFGDRVFTPSDLKQKFGDNWPSTRQLREMNKTIIFLDGNNHSARFLHNHLWNKGYTVKGFETRVKNCSTVGNSKDKIRVYSDSTVYGPVYNGIRNVGTIMDFKKYLMCGVSVLSADQINAELMETAVFTWAKGEPKQAINESSCVVLSRDKRWYVRDCNEKHYYACVSKQEENRWSLSAGVGKYFSPLCKKGMEFSVPKNGYQHQQLVQAAQGKTVWLNLTSIIPLLLN; from the coding sequence ATGGCTGTGCGACGCGTTAGTTTGGGAAGAACGCTCTCACGATACTGCTTTTTCGGTTTGGCCGCTCTTTCTGTTTATCTTCAACAAGCAAGCATGGCACCAAATCAGTTCCCGTCGAATGGTCGGCCGTTAAGCGGAGAGGTCGAGAAAAGGAGTGATTTCGTTAGAGGTCAAGTGTTGAAGAACCTTCTAACCTCTTACGATTCAATAAGAGATCAAAATGTTGTAAGAGATGGGATTCAGTTGAAGGCAAAACTAAACTATGATCGATCGAAACGGGAAAGCAACGAAGAGTCTTGTGATCAGTTCAGCGTGCAAGCAAATTGCTCCAAGTGTGGATTCCATGGTATTTGCGTGCGCGGTTCTGCAAGAATTTCTCCTTGGCTTTCTTTCGCTTTAAAAACACAGCGAGAGCTCCAAATTGACATTCCCATTAATCTTGTGCAAGTTCTTGGAGCTCATAATTCCTACAACAACAGAGCCAGTGGATATGGGGATTTAGACGATTGTCATTGGCCACATCAAACAGATGACGTATGCATCGCGTTGGCCAATCAAGAGTTTAGTTTTACGGACCAGCTAAACATGGGCGTGCGCAATATGGAGATTGACCTCtggaaatgttttgataaaattcGCATGAGCCACGGTAACCAAAATTTGTTAGTTGGTTGCTTCCCATGGGATACAGAATTCGATGATGGAATGAAAGAAATCTCGGACTGGACTAATAAACACGAAAACCGGAATGAAGTACTTGAAATACTCTTTGATGACCACACAACCCGCCAAGAAGATTCATCGATAAACCAAGTTATTGAGGAATACTTCGGTGACAGGGTCTTCACACCGAGTGACTTAAAACAGAAGTTTGGCGATAATTGGCCGAGTACCAGACAATTACGTGAAATGAATAAAACGATAATTTTCTTGGACGGAAATAATCATTCAGCCCGTTTCCTCCATAATCATTTGTGGAACAAAGGCTATACCGTAAAAGGTTTTGAGACACGTGTTAAAAATTGTTCTACTGTAGGTAATAGTAAAGACAAAATTAGAGTCTATAGTGATAGCACCGTGTATGGACCAGTGTATAATGGTATTAGGAACGTAGGAACGATCATGGACTTCAAGAAATATCTAATGTGCGGTGTCAGCGTTCTTAGCGCGGACCAAATAAACGCCGAGCTCATGGAAACAGCTGTATTCACGTGGGCTAAGGGTGAACCAAAACAAGCCATTAATGAATCTTCATGCGTCGTGCTCTCACGTGACAAAAGATGGTATGTGAGGGACTGTAACGAGAAACACTATTACGCATGCGTTTCGAAACAGGAGGAAAACCGCTGGAGTTTGAGCGCGGGGGTGGGAAAGTATTTCAGTCCTTTGTGTAAGAAAGGAATGGAATTTAGCGTGCCAAAAAATGGATATCAACATCAACAGCTCGTTCAAGCAGCTCAAGGAAAGACTGTCTGGTTAAATCTAACGTCAATTATACCACTGCTTCTAAATTAG